The following is a genomic window from Anaerobranca gottschalkii DSM 13577.
GTTATATTGTTTGAATAGTCTTTAAGCCAAGCATATTTTTCTTGTTTCTTTAACTCTGTTAATCTTTTTCTAAGTTCTCTATCATTTAAAAACTTACCACCGTTATTATAATTCTCTTGTTCTGTAGCTAAAGCCCAATTATATGCCCATCTTGCAACCCCTGCACATTCCTTTAGTTTAGTTTTTTGTTTATTGTTAGGTAAAATCATAACTTTATAGGTTTTAATCATTAGATTTATCACCCCCTAACAATTTCCTCATTTATAAAATTGTTATAGATATTTAGATTATTTTATAAATATAGTTTAACTGTTAAAAGCCTTCTTTCCCCTATTATCTAACTTATTATATTTTATGTTTTATGCCTAAATTTGTTGAATCTTAGCGGTAGTAATATTATAGGTGAAAATTGTTAAAATATCCAGCTATAACCTAGATTTTAAGCTGATTTTACATCTTTCTCATCATCTTTTTGAATATAGGCATTTTTCCTTTTCAAGTAAGGGTACAAGGAAAGGGATATAATTATGGTCACTATCCCTGTAGCTTGGGCTACCGTTAGTAAATTAAATACTTTCGGATTTTCCCTGAAAAACTCAATAAAAAATCTACCTACACTGTAAAAAATCAAATAGTAAAGAAAACTTTCCCCTGCAAATCGCCGCCTTTTCCTATACCATAGAGCAAAGAAAAATAATCCTAAGCCCAAAATAGCTGAATATAACATAGTAGGATGATATTTCTGCCCATCTAAATAGGGAAAAGGAATTCCTAAAAAACTTTCAGTAGGAATACCATAGCAACAGCCATTTAAAAAACAACCTATGCGGCCAAAAAAATACCCCAAAGGAACAAATAACCCTGCTAAGTCAGCAATTTCCCAGATTCTCCACTTTCTATAATATATTAAACCAATTACTGCTAAAGCCCCTCCTATTAAACCACCAAAAAATACTAATCCCCCTTCTCTGATGTTAAATATTTGCCAGGGATTTTGTAAGTAATATTCAAAGTTATAGGCTAAAATATAGTAAATCCTTGAACCAACTACTCCTCCAACCACTGCCACAACAACTAAGTCGATAATATTATCTGAAGTTAACCCTATATCCTTTGCAACTTTCCCTGCTAAATATATTATTAACAATACCCCTAAAGCAATCATTGCACCATAACTATAAATGGTTATATTTCCTATTTCTAGCAGGACCCTATACATAAATTACCCCTCCTAAAATTTATATTTTTCAAAATAAATAGTATTTTTTCCTAGATGGGAACAAACCTTCGGTTATCCACATTACCCACAGGATTATCCACACTGCCACTGTCTAAAATACAAGGTTTTTGTCGTTTTTATCCACATTATCCACAACTGTTGTGGAAATAGGGTTAAATTTTTATCCACATTTGAAATTTGTGGAAGTTTAAGACCTTTTATACTTATCCACATTATCCACAGAAATAGTTAATATTTATTGTGAATAACTATTCAGTGGCATAGAGGCATAAGCATTTAGGTCTAAGTCCCCAATTCTTCCAGCTTTATATAGGTAATAAGCAGCACAACCTATCATCGCTGCATTATCGGTACATAGGGAATGGGAAGGTATTGATAAATTAAAGCCTTCCTTTGAACAAGCATCCTCAAAAGCCTTCCTTAAACCACTATTAGCCGATACCCCGCCGGCTACTATTATTTCTTTAACCCCTTTTTCTTTAGCACATTCTATTGTTTTATCTACAAGGACATCAACTACAGATTTTTGAAAAGATGCACATACATCTTCAATCTTTATAGTCTCTCCCCTTTGCTTAGAATTATGCAAGTAGTTTAATACCGCTGATTTTAACCCACTAAAACTAAAATCAAAACTGTTTTTTTCTAGATAGGCTTTAGGAAAACTTATGCTTAAGGGATTTCCTTTAGCCGCTAATTTATCTACTAAAGGTCCTCCAGGATAACCTAGTCCTAAAGCTCTAGCTATTTTATCAAAGGCTTCTCCCGCTGCATCATCTCTGGTTTGCCCCATTATCTTAAAATCTAAATGCTTTTCCATATAAATTAAGTCAGTATGTCCGCCAGAAACAATTAAGGCAACCAAGGGAAACTTAACTTCATTTTCTAAAAAGTTGGCATAAATATGCCCTGCTAAATGATTAACGGGAATTAGTGGCTTATTTATACTATAAGCTAAAGATTTAGCTAAAGATAACCCTACCAATAAAGCTCCAATTAAACCTGGGCCATTGGTGACAGCTACTGCAGTAATATCATCTAGTGTACACCCAGCCTCTTTCAATCCTTCATCTATTAAAGGTAATAAGCCTTCTAAATGATGCCTTGAAGCAACTTCTGGCACTACTCCACCAAAAACCTTATGGATATCTATTTGAGATAATACTTTATTGGCCAGTATTTTTTTACCATCTTCAACTATAGCAACTGCCGTTTCATCACAGGAAGTTTCTATCGCTAATATTTTACACTTTTCCAAAGCTCTAACCTCCAAATTATATTTTTAACCACATTATTACTGCATCTTCGTTATTATCGGTGTAATAGCCTTTCCTAATACCATATTCTATGAATCCAAGGTTTTTATAAAGGTTTTGGGCAGAAATGTTTGAGACCCTAACTTCCAAAGTTATGCCACTAACCCCTTTGAGTTTTACAGTATCTTTTAAAATTTTTATTAAACTTTTCCCTATTCCTTGTCTTCTATACAAGGGATGTACTGCCACATTGGTAATATGACATTCATCTATTATTATCCAGCTTCCTATGTAGCCTACAACTTTTCCATTATCTAATGCTACTAAATAAAAGGCAAAATGATTTTTCAGTTCTTGATAAAAGGCCTCTTTTGACCAAGGAGTAGTGAAGGATAATTTCTCGATCTCTAAAATGCCCGGTATATGACTTTCTTCCATAGGAACTACTAAGTACATTTAGTTACACCCCTTTAATAAGTTCCGCTCTGCTTCTGATAATCTTATATATTCTGGTTTTAAGTTATCCGGGGTGTTTCCACCTTCCCTTTTAAATTTCTCTATGGCTAATATCCCCACAGTTTTTCCTTGGGGAATAGAGTTATATTCAGGGACAAATATAGCTTGATTCTTTAGTACTTCCTCTATTTTTTCTTTGAAAACTGGTACACCATCTCCAGTAAAAACATAAGGCTGGGGTAAGGTTACTAGTTTTTCTAAGAGCTCTTCTAATTTAAGGACACTGTCCTCTAATAACCTCTGGTATTTATTTTTTTCTCCTTTAAAAATAGCGGTATAAACCCCATTTCTCCTGGCATTTAAAATAGGTACAACTAAGCCGTTCGTGATATTTGTCGTATAGGCTAAAGCTTCGAGGGTTGATATACCAACTACCGGTATTTTTTTACCGTAGGCTAGTCCTTGGGCAGTGGCAATACCAATTCTAAGGCCAGTAAAAGAACCGGGGCCTACTGCCACCCCTATTAGATCTATTTGATCTAAAGTTACATCGGTAACTTTTAACAACATGTCCACAGCCGGGAGTAATTTTTGAGAGTGGGTAACTTGGGTATTTAAAACCACCTCTCCTAAGACTTCTCTATCCTTAACCAGGGCTACAGAACAAGTTCTAGTAGATGTTTCTAAACTTAATGCTAACATTATAAACTCAGCTCCTTATATAAACCTTGACCTTTGGGGGTATCTTCAATATGGATTATTCTAGTATTTTCTCCCGTTTTTAGCAGGGAGATTTTTATGTAATCAAAGCCATCTTCTGCTAACATTTTCTCCACCATGGAACCCCATTCCATGACCAAGACCCCTTGATAAAGAAAATCTTCAAAACCTAAATCATAAAGTTCCTCCGGATCCTTTAAACGATATAAATCAAAGTGATAAAGGGGAATTTTTCCCCTGTATTCCATGACATAAGTAAAGGTAGGGCTTTTTACATAATCATTTATACCCATACCCTGTGCTATCCCTTGGGTAAAGGTGGTTTTCCCAGCCCCTAAATCTCCTTCTAAAATTAAAATATCTCCACTTTTTAATAAAGCTCCTATTTTTTTACCTAGTTCCATCGTTTCTGCTTTGCTATTAGTCTTGAATTCCATAGTACATTCCTCACTTTATCCATTTAAATTCTACCTAAATTATATATTTTACAAGAAAATATTTCAAATGTTAATTCATCATCTAAAACTTTAGCATATGATGAATAAAGATAATTCCTTCAAGGAGGGTGAAAATTATGTTTAGACAGTTAAAAAGAACTAGGGACTGGTTTTATAAGGTTTTTAATTACCCTAAAGTTGAGTATATTCCCATCTCTTTTCAAAAAATCCACGAAATCCCTATAAATAATACCTCGACTAATAACTTCAGCAGGATTAACGTTTATAAGAGTTTAAATGAAATCCCATTTAACATTCCACCTACAACTACATTTAAACCAGGCCTTTTTTTAACCCTTAGTCATAATCAAGTTGTTAAAAT
Proteins encoded in this region:
- the rimI gene encoding ribosomal protein S18-alanine N-acetyltransferase, encoding MYLVVPMEESHIPGILEIEKLSFTTPWSKEAFYQELKNHFAFYLVALDNGKVVGYIGSWIIIDECHITNVAVHPLYRRQGIGKSLIKILKDTVKLKGVSGITLEVRVSNISAQNLYKNLGFIEYGIRKGYYTDNNEDAVIMWLKI
- the lgt gene encoding prolipoprotein diacylglyceryl transferase; protein product: MYRVLLEIGNITIYSYGAMIALGVLLIIYLAGKVAKDIGLTSDNIIDLVVVAVVGGVVGSRIYYILAYNFEYYLQNPWQIFNIREGGLVFFGGLIGGALAVIGLIYYRKWRIWEIADLAGLFVPLGYFFGRIGCFLNGCCYGIPTESFLGIPFPYLDGQKYHPTMLYSAILGLGLFFFALWYRKRRRFAGESFLYYLIFYSVGRFFIEFFRENPKVFNLLTVAQATGIVTIIISLSLYPYLKRKNAYIQKDDEKDVKSA
- the tsaE gene encoding tRNA (adenosine(37)-N6)-threonylcarbamoyltransferase complex ATPase subunit type 1 TsaE, which codes for MEFKTNSKAETMELGKKIGALLKSGDILILEGDLGAGKTTFTQGIAQGMGINDYVKSPTFTYVMEYRGKIPLYHFDLYRLKDPEELYDLGFEDFLYQGVLVMEWGSMVEKMLAEDGFDYIKISLLKTGENTRIIHIEDTPKGQGLYKELSL
- a CDS encoding helix-turn-helix domain-containing protein — protein: MIKTYKVMILPNNKQKTKLKECAGVARWAYNWALATEQENYNNGGKFLNDRELRKRLTELKKQEKYAWLKDYSNNIT
- the tsaD gene encoding tRNA (adenosine(37)-N6)-threonylcarbamoyltransferase complex transferase subunit TsaD encodes the protein MEKCKILAIETSCDETAVAIVEDGKKILANKVLSQIDIHKVFGGVVPEVASRHHLEGLLPLIDEGLKEAGCTLDDITAVAVTNGPGLIGALLVGLSLAKSLAYSINKPLIPVNHLAGHIYANFLENEVKFPLVALIVSGGHTDLIYMEKHLDFKIMGQTRDDAAGEAFDKIARALGLGYPGGPLVDKLAAKGNPLSISFPKAYLEKNSFDFSFSGLKSAVLNYLHNSKQRGETIKIEDVCASFQKSVVDVLVDKTIECAKEKGVKEIIVAGGVSANSGLRKAFEDACSKEGFNLSIPSHSLCTDNAAMIGCAAYYLYKAGRIGDLDLNAYASMPLNSYSQ
- the tsaB gene encoding tRNA (adenosine(37)-N6)-threonylcarbamoyltransferase complex dimerization subunit type 1 TsaB, with protein sequence MLALSLETSTRTCSVALVKDREVLGEVVLNTQVTHSQKLLPAVDMLLKVTDVTLDQIDLIGVAVGPGSFTGLRIGIATAQGLAYGKKIPVVGISTLEALAYTTNITNGLVVPILNARRNGVYTAIFKGEKNKYQRLLEDSVLKLEELLEKLVTLPQPYVFTGDGVPVFKEKIEEVLKNQAIFVPEYNSIPQGKTVGILAIEKFKREGGNTPDNLKPEYIRLSEAERNLLKGCN